One segment of Sesamum indicum cultivar Zhongzhi No. 13 linkage group LG4, S_indicum_v1.0, whole genome shotgun sequence DNA contains the following:
- the LOC105160792 gene encoding transmembrane protein 87A-like, which yields MLLFAVGKNGVRASIHEYNNEAFIPRFNSFFFHGGSEGLYASKNRDTPGATHDDDNSKPLTGKSFIRFESITFKRPKEVAEKQNEMQQNTGVVEAIIFEVKDSNKIGRAYMNSNAICCDPALAKDGLCKVGEVIIRQDPDNPGWPRRLXXXXXXXERAANMVLHTVEINKTGMYYLYFVFCDPELKGTLISGRTVWRNPEGYLPGKMAPLMTFYGLMSLAYLALGLLWFLRFVQHWKDIIQLHYQITAVIGLGMFEMALWYFEYSNFNATGSRPIGITLWAVTFTAIKKTVSRLLLLVVSMGYGVMRPTLGGITSKVILLGVVYFMASEALELVEHLGNINDFSGKARLFLVLPVALLDASFIVWIFSSLSKTLEKLQIRRSMAKLELYRKFTNALAVSVLLSVAWIGYELYFNASDPLSELWRRAWVIPAFWTLLAFVLLVVICILLAPSDNPTRYAYETGEDDEEGISLTGAGVIVAGDLASKIERKERKAAIASDHVFGVGEDLEEDKRE from the exons ATGCTATTGTTTGCAGTGGGAAAGAATGGGGTGAGAGCGTCGATCCATGAGTACAACAATGAAGCTTTCATTCCGCGCTtcaattctttcttctttcatggCGGCAGCGAAGGGCTGTATGCTTCCAAGAATCGTGACACCCCGGGAGCCACTCACGACGATGATAACAGTAAACCCCTAACTGGCAAATCCTTCATCAG GTTTGAGTCTATTACGTTCAAGAGACCAAAGGAGGTAGCCGAAAAGCAGAACGAGATGCAGCAGAATACTGGAGTGGTAGAGGCTATAATATTTGAGGTCAAAGACAGCAATAAGATAGGGAGAGCTTATATGAATTCCAATGCGATATGTTGTGATCCTGCTCTTGCAAAGGATGGGCTCTGCAAGGTTGGTGAGGTTATCATTCGCCAAGATCCTGACAACCCTGGGTGGCCGAGAAGGCT NNNNNNNNNNNNNNNNNNNNNGGAAAGAGCGGCTAATATGGTGCTTCACACTGTTGAGATAAACAAAACTGGAATGTATTATCTGTACTTTGTATTTTGTGACCCAGAACTGAAAGGCACATTAATTAGTGGAAGAACAGTGTGGAGAAATCCGGAAGGTTATCTACCAGGGAAGATGGCGCCACTAATGACATTTTATGGCCTCATGTCTCTAGCATATCTTGCTCTTGGTCTCTTATGGTTTCTGCGGTTTGTACAGCACTGGAAAGATATAATACAACTGCATTACCAAATCACAGCGGTGATTGGTCTGGGAATGTTTGAAATGGCTCTCTGGTACTTCGAGTATTCAAACTTCAATGCTACTGGGAGCAGACCAATTGGAATTACGCTTTGGGCGGTTACCTTCACTGCTATAAAGAAAACAGTCTCTCGTCTTCTTCTCCTTGTGGTTTCGATGGGTTATGGTGTTATGAGGCCGACCCTGGGAGGCATAACCTCAAAAGTGATTCTTCTTGGTGTGGTATATTTCATGGCATCAGAAGCCCTGGAGCTTGTTGAGCATTTAGGAAATATCAATGACTTTTCAGGAAAAGCCAGGCTCTTTTTGGTGCTACCAGTGGCACTTTTGGATGCCAGCTTTATTGTTTGGATCTTTTCATCGTTGTCTAAAACTTTGGAGAAGCTTCAG ATTCGGAGAAGCATGGCCAAACTTGAGCTCTACCGAAAGTTTACCAACGCCCTTGCAGTATCAGTTCTGCTTTCAGTTGCTTGGATCGGTTATGAG TTATATTTTAATGCCAGTGACCCCCTAAGCGAATTGTGGCGAAGAGCATGGGTCATACCAGCTTTCTGGACTTTGCTTGCCTTCGTGTTATTGGTGGTTATATGCATCCTCTTGGCTCCTTCGGATAACCCAACTAG GTATGCCTATGAGACTGGtgaagatgatgaagaggGTATATCCCTGACTGGGGCAGGAGTGATAGTGGCTGGAGACTTGGCGTCCAAAATAGAAAGGAAAGAACGGAAGGCAGCGATTGCATCAGATCATGTGTTTGGGGTAGGAGAGGATCTTGAGGAGGATAAAAGAGAATGA